The Terriglobales bacterium genome has a window encoding:
- a CDS encoding tetratricopeptide repeat protein, producing the protein MENSEGDLRQQAQKYFHLAYERQMNGDLDEAITLYTRSIETLPTAEAYTFRGWTYCFKEDLNHAIADCLEAIKVDPEFGNPYNDIGAYLIQLGKWDEAIPWLEHAISAKRYESYYFPHFNLGRVYEHKRDWNKAKNYYKRAYEMNPQYVIALRALKRLEGSWN; encoded by the coding sequence ATGGAAAACTCCGAAGGCGATCTCCGACAGCAGGCGCAAAAGTACTTCCACCTCGCCTACGAGCGCCAGATGAACGGCGATCTCGATGAGGCCATCACTCTCTACACCCGTTCCATTGAGACCCTGCCCACGGCAGAGGCTTACACTTTTCGCGGCTGGACTTACTGCTTTAAAGAAGACCTCAACCACGCCATCGCCGATTGCCTGGAAGCCATCAAGGTAGACCCGGAGTTTGGCAATCCGTATAACGATATCGGCGCTTACCTGATTCAATTAGGCAAGTGGGATGAGGCCATCCCATGGCTGGAACACGCCATCAGCGCAAAGCGCTACGAGTCGTACTACTTCCCGCATTTCAATCTCGGACGTGTCTATGAACACAAGCGCGACTGGAACAAAGCCAAGAATTACTACAAGCGCGCCTACGAGATGAATCCTCAATACGTGATAGCGTTGCGGGCGTTGAAGCGTCTTGAAGGGAGCTGGAATTAG